In Kaistella faecalis, a genomic segment contains:
- a CDS encoding UDP-N-acetylmuramoyl-L-alanyl-D-glutamate--2,6-diaminopimelate ligase, whose amino-acid sequence MILEVLLNRIPVLEISGSKTLEISEIVFDSRKAVENSLYVAVKGTVSDGHSFINAAIEKGAKAIVCEVLPENSNADITYIQVKDASKTLGQLASNFYGNPSEKLNLIGITGTNGKTSVTTLLFDIFKNLGFKSALISTVEYRIADEIIPSTHTTPDIVRLNQMLAKAVEMGCEYAFMEVSSHGIHQNRTEGLNFKIAGFTNITHDHLDYHKTFSEYIKTKKRFFDELNPEAIAITNSDDKNGTVMLQNTKATQKTYALKTMADYHGRILEADFNGMLLNFGGKEFWTTLTGKFNVYNLLLAYAVAIETGFHEEDVLKAMSQLKRVKGRFETLKSDSGIFFVIDYAHTPDALENILDSINDIRTKNERLITIFGCGGDRDHAKRPEMGKIATRKSTLAIITNDNPRSEDPAAIIKEIEAGVEPQNFSKYTSIPDRKEAMKMAIKFAEPKDIILVAGKGHEDYQEINGVKHHFDDKETIVELAKLMSK is encoded by the coding sequence ATGATTTTAGAAGTATTATTAAATAGAATCCCAGTACTCGAAATTTCGGGAAGTAAAACTTTAGAAATTTCAGAAATCGTTTTCGACAGCCGTAAAGCTGTGGAAAATTCGCTGTATGTAGCGGTGAAAGGAACGGTTTCCGACGGACATTCTTTTATTAATGCTGCCATCGAAAAAGGTGCGAAAGCAATTGTTTGCGAAGTTCTTCCTGAAAACAGTAATGCAGATATCACTTACATTCAGGTAAAAGATGCCTCAAAAACCTTGGGCCAGTTGGCTTCAAATTTTTACGGAAATCCTTCAGAAAAACTTAATTTAATAGGAATTACAGGCACGAACGGAAAAACTTCGGTGACTACCCTTTTATTTGATATTTTTAAAAATTTAGGATTTAAATCTGCTTTAATTTCGACGGTGGAATACAGGATTGCGGACGAAATTATTCCGTCAACTCACACAACGCCGGATATTGTACGCTTAAATCAAATGCTGGCTAAAGCAGTTGAAATGGGTTGCGAATATGCTTTTATGGAAGTTTCTTCGCACGGAATCCACCAGAACAGAACGGAAGGCCTGAATTTCAAAATCGCAGGATTTACCAATATTACTCATGATCATTTAGATTATCATAAAACCTTCAGCGAATACATTAAAACCAAAAAAAGGTTTTTCGATGAACTCAATCCGGAAGCAATTGCCATCACGAATAGTGATGACAAAAACGGAACTGTGATGCTGCAGAACACCAAAGCAACGCAAAAAACTTACGCGCTCAAAACAATGGCAGATTACCACGGAAGAATTCTGGAAGCAGACTTCAACGGGATGTTACTGAATTTTGGCGGCAAAGAATTCTGGACCACTTTAACAGGGAAATTCAATGTATACAACCTGCTTTTGGCTTATGCTGTGGCTATCGAAACCGGTTTTCATGAGGAAGATGTATTGAAAGCAATGTCGCAACTGAAAAGAGTAAAAGGAAGATTTGAAACGTTGAAATCCGACAGCGGAATCTTCTTTGTCATCGATTATGCGCATACGCCAGACGCGCTTGAAAATATTTTAGATTCCATCAACGATATCCGTACAAAAAACGAAAGATTGATTACGATCTTCGGTTGCGGCGGTGACCGGGATCATGCCAAGCGCCCGGAAATGGGGAAAATTGCAACCAGAAAATCTACTTTGGCAATCATCACAAACGACAATCCGCGAAGTGAAGATCCGGCAGCCATCATTAAAGAAATTGAAGCCGGCGTAGAACCGCAGAACTTCAGCAAATACACCTCAATTCCTGACCGGAAAGAGGCAATGAAAATGGCGATTAAATTCGCGGAACCCAAAGATATTATCCTCGTTGCCGGAAAAGGACACGAAGATTATCAGGAAATTAATGGCGTAAAACACCATTTTGATGATAAAGAAACCATTGTGGAATTAGCAAAACTGATGTCGAAATAA
- a CDS encoding penicillin-binding transpeptidase domain-containing protein, which yields MAVLNEFENKRSKTLRWGYLFAGAAFILFVVFLGRIIMLQNTNVQEIKDDYINKNYREATLKAARGNLYAADGSILATTVMRYDVYLDFKTIKDTVYSNNIGALTDSLSKMFGKPRSYFRDRLDQQKKANNQYYSLVKGLDFDEYDRIRKFPIFKKGKNRGGFIVDRNFKRELATTQIGAGTIGMDNGVAKSGLEGAFSKYMTGINGTRLEQRVNSSQWKPIDYWKVKEPVDGQDVYTTIDLRIQDIAHSALEKQLINFDADHGSVLVMEVATGKVKAMVNLKRTEPGTYVDSYNYALKDATEPGSTFKTVSLLAAMDDGFIDENTTVNVGNGVWTYAKQRISDGHGGGTYEIADVLAKSSNVGSAKLITQYYADKPQVFLDHLKRWKMFEKMDIELPGITKPFVVTPENKRWNAATLASLSYGYSSRFNLLQLTTFYNGIANNGKMLKPLFIDKIMKDGQVLYSAKPEIMVNKMASQKAITMMTNALTKAVEKGTARSIFTPNLKMAGKTGTARFEYWKPGPAKYQASFAGFYPADNPKYTCIVMVNQPDPSKSYYGSTVAAPVFKEIAGKTFLKTPQNIEREMLVDKKVDLSKMIEPTEKIAVRGKQMPKVVGLIGKNVIPQLENQGYRVDYKGVGRIREQFPLEGTTISKNQRIYLSLQN from the coding sequence ATGGCAGTACTAAATGAATTCGAAAATAAGCGCTCAAAAACATTGAGATGGGGCTACCTTTTTGCCGGGGCAGCATTCATCCTTTTTGTCGTTTTTTTAGGTCGTATCATCATGCTGCAGAATACTAACGTTCAGGAAATTAAAGACGATTACATTAATAAAAATTATCGTGAAGCAACCTTAAAAGCAGCACGCGGAAATCTTTATGCAGCAGATGGATCCATCTTGGCTACTACTGTAATGCGGTACGATGTTTACCTCGACTTCAAAACAATAAAAGATACCGTTTATTCAAACAATATTGGCGCTTTAACAGATTCCTTATCTAAAATGTTTGGGAAGCCTAGAAGTTATTTCAGAGACCGCCTTGATCAGCAGAAAAAAGCAAACAACCAATACTACTCGTTGGTAAAAGGTCTTGATTTCGACGAATACGACCGTATCAGAAAATTCCCGATTTTCAAGAAAGGAAAAAACCGCGGCGGATTTATCGTAGACCGGAACTTTAAAAGAGAACTTGCCACAACACAAATCGGCGCAGGTACAATCGGAATGGATAACGGCGTTGCCAAATCAGGTTTGGAAGGCGCTTTCTCGAAATACATGACAGGAATCAACGGAACACGTCTGGAACAGCGTGTGAATTCCAGCCAATGGAAACCCATTGATTACTGGAAAGTTAAGGAACCTGTTGACGGACAGGACGTTTACACCACAATTGACTTAAGAATTCAGGATATTGCGCATTCTGCCCTTGAAAAACAGCTCATCAATTTCGATGCAGATCACGGCTCTGTCTTGGTGATGGAAGTGGCTACCGGAAAGGTAAAAGCAATGGTAAATCTCAAGCGTACTGAACCTGGAACTTATGTAGATTCCTACAATTACGCACTGAAAGATGCTACCGAGCCGGGCTCAACTTTCAAAACAGTTTCTCTTTTAGCTGCGATGGATGATGGTTTCATTGATGAAAACACAACAGTAAATGTTGGAAACGGTGTATGGACCTATGCGAAGCAGAGAATTTCGGACGGCCACGGAGGCGGAACTTATGAAATCGCTGATGTTTTGGCAAAATCAAGCAACGTCGGTTCAGCCAAGCTGATTACCCAATATTATGCAGACAAGCCTCAGGTTTTCCTCGATCACCTGAAAAGATGGAAAATGTTCGAAAAAATGGATATCGAACTTCCCGGAATCACAAAACCTTTCGTTGTAACTCCTGAAAATAAAAGATGGAATGCTGCAACGTTGGCATCGCTGTCTTACGGCTATTCATCAAGATTCAATCTTCTGCAGCTTACCACATTCTACAACGGAATTGCTAACAACGGTAAAATGCTGAAGCCTCTATTTATCGATAAAATCATGAAAGATGGTCAGGTTCTTTACAGTGCGAAACCCGAAATTATGGTCAATAAAATGGCTTCGCAAAAGGCGATTACTATGATGACCAACGCTCTGACCAAAGCTGTTGAAAAAGGTACCGCCAGAAGTATTTTCACACCAAATTTGAAAATGGCCGGGAAAACGGGAACCGCAAGATTCGAATACTGGAAACCCGGACCCGCAAAATATCAGGCGAGTTTCGCAGGCTTTTATCCCGCCGATAATCCAAAATATACGTGCATTGTGATGGTTAACCAGCCAGATCCTTCTAAAAGTTACTACGGATCTACTGTTGCAGCGCCAGTTTTCAAGGAAATTGCCGGAAAGACTTTCCTTAAGACGCCACAAAATATCGAGAGGGAAATGTTGGTCGATAAAAAAGTTGACCTCAGCAAAATGATTGAACCAACTGAAAAAATTGCCGTAAGAGGAAAACAGATGCCGAAAGTTGTTGGACTAATCGGTAAAAACGTAATTCCCCAACTTGAAAACCAAGGATATCGAGTTGATTATAAAGGCGTAGGACGAATTAGAGAACAGTTTCCTCTGGAAGGAACTACCATCAGTAAAAACCAGAGAATTTACCTGAGTTTACAGAATTAA
- the murC gene encoding UDP-N-acetylmuramate--L-alanine ligase produces MKALSTYQNFYFVGIGGIGMSALARYFNASGKKVMGYDKTGTKITAALVSEGIDITFDDVISEEIKQLNPENTLVIFTPAIKKLDILNHLNDNGFTVLKRAKVLGLITENTACIAIAGTHGKTTTSSLVAHLCKEANLSFSAFLGGIAENFKSNFLYNGNGISVVEADEYDRSFLNLSPDWAVITSTDADHLDIYGDKATIEQGFRDFADLVPEDKQLFIRKGINIGRSARTYAVNEEADYYSDNIREIGDKIYFDFHTPTEEIDNFEWEIPGIHNVENATVAIAILHNLGVDFETLKRAIANFKGIKRRYTKHRFENGKIYIDDYAHHPTELNAVIGSIKTFYPGKKLLVVFQPHLFSRTRDFADGFAESLDKADELILLDIYPARELQENFEGVTSKWLAEKLKLENSEVSSLSEAFNRIKEKDFDVLLTVGAGNIDTLYDGIIEWLSAR; encoded by the coding sequence ATGAAAGCTTTATCAACATATCAAAACTTCTACTTCGTAGGAATCGGCGGCATAGGAATGAGCGCTTTGGCTCGTTACTTCAACGCATCCGGAAAAAAAGTGATGGGTTACGATAAAACCGGAACAAAGATTACGGCTGCTTTGGTGTCAGAGGGAATTGATATTACTTTTGATGATGTTATTTCAGAAGAAATTAAGCAGTTGAATCCGGAAAATACGCTGGTGATTTTTACTCCGGCCATTAAAAAACTCGATATTTTAAATCATTTAAATGATAATGGTTTCACTGTCCTGAAAAGAGCGAAAGTTCTGGGTTTAATTACCGAAAACACCGCCTGTATTGCCATTGCGGGAACACATGGCAAAACAACAACTTCTTCTTTGGTGGCACATCTCTGTAAAGAAGCTAATCTTTCGTTTTCAGCTTTTTTGGGTGGAATTGCAGAGAATTTCAAATCGAATTTCCTTTACAACGGAAACGGCATTTCGGTTGTTGAAGCCGATGAATACGACAGAAGTTTTCTCAACCTTTCCCCTGATTGGGCAGTGATTACGTCAACCGATGCCGATCATCTTGATATTTATGGCGATAAGGCAACAATTGAACAGGGCTTCCGGGATTTTGCAGATTTGGTTCCCGAAGACAAGCAGCTTTTTATAAGAAAAGGTATCAATATCGGTCGAAGCGCAAGGACTTACGCTGTAAACGAGGAAGCAGATTATTATTCAGACAACATCCGAGAAATCGGCGATAAAATTTACTTTGATTTCCATACTCCGACGGAGGAGATTGATAATTTCGAATGGGAAATTCCCGGGATTCACAATGTAGAGAATGCTACGGTTGCCATTGCGATCCTGCACAATTTAGGTGTGGATTTCGAAACCTTAAAACGCGCAATTGCCAACTTTAAAGGAATTAAAAGAAGATATACTAAACACCGTTTCGAAAACGGCAAAATTTATATCGACGATTACGCGCACCATCCGACAGAACTGAATGCCGTGATTGGTTCCATTAAAACCTTTTATCCCGGTAAAAAATTGTTGGTGGTTTTCCAGCCGCATCTTTTCAGCAGAACACGGGATTTTGCCGATGGCTTCGCTGAAAGTTTAGATAAAGCTGATGAGCTCATTCTTCTGGATATTTATCCGGCGCGTGAATTACAGGAAAATTTTGAAGGCGTAACCTCAAAATGGCTTGCAGAAAAACTAAAATTAGAAAACAGTGAGGTTTCCTCTTTAAGTGAAGCTTTCAACAGAATTAAAGAAAAAGATTTCGATGTATTATTAACGGTAGGCGCCGGGAATATTGATACGCTGTACGACGGAATTATAGAATGGCTTTCGGCCAGATAA
- a CDS encoding cell division protein FtsQ/DivIB, whose translation MKNKFRILKILITVIIFGFLLSFSLKRFNNKPMEKVSVQLTQTKHPVYFIDEKDIRDIVKKSNPDKRIGDIDIPDLEKRINMLPAVDSANVYLNLNGNLNLDIKQRVPAFRLNKNGRDFYVDEKGTEFPISKNYSFPCMLVTGNVDKSEYVKLAELVDKIDRDEFSKKYFIGITKENGGYNLLTSQGNYKVEIGDLDKINLKVKGFKTFVEKHLVYQEPDKYSKISVKYDNQIVTTLNPYFKENDSLINIGSKELAKAPTAANIAKKEAAKPVAKPETKPREKPKVAVSKPKAEVKTAVKKENPKPKTSTPKPAAKPKAKVKIE comes from the coding sequence ATGAAAAACAAATTCAGAATATTAAAAATTTTAATTACAGTAATCATTTTCGGATTTCTGCTGAGTTTTTCGTTGAAAAGATTCAATAATAAACCCATGGAAAAAGTGTCGGTGCAGCTTACACAGACCAAGCATCCGGTTTATTTTATTGATGAGAAAGACATCAGGGACATTGTAAAAAAATCTAATCCAGATAAAAGGATTGGCGACATCGATATCCCGGATTTAGAAAAAAGAATAAATATGCTTCCGGCGGTTGACAGCGCAAATGTGTATCTCAATTTAAATGGAAATCTGAATCTTGACATCAAACAAAGAGTACCGGCTTTCCGTCTTAATAAGAACGGACGGGATTTTTATGTTGATGAAAAAGGCACCGAATTCCCGATTTCTAAAAATTATTCCTTCCCATGCATGCTGGTGACAGGAAATGTTGACAAATCTGAATATGTAAAGCTGGCAGAACTTGTCGATAAAATTGACCGTGATGAATTCAGTAAAAAATACTTCATCGGAATTACAAAAGAAAACGGCGGCTATAATTTATTGACCAGCCAGGGAAATTATAAGGTTGAAATCGGAGATTTAGATAAGATAAACCTGAAGGTGAAAGGTTTTAAGACTTTTGTTGAAAAGCATCTGGTTTATCAGGAACCTGACAAATACAGCAAAATATCGGTGAAATACGACAATCAGATCGTCACGACACTGAATCCTTATTTCAAAGAAAACGACAGTTTAATCAATATAGGAAGTAAAGAACTGGCAAAAGCTCCTACAGCAGCAAATATTGCTAAAAAGGAAGCAGCTAAACCAGTTGCAAAACCGGAAACCAAGCCCAGAGAGAAACCTAAGGTCGCCGTTTCCAAACCAAAAGCAGAAGTAAAAACTGCTGTAAAAAAAGAAAACCCGAAGCCAAAAACTTCAACCCCCAAACCGGCAGCAAAGCCGAAAGCAAAAGTTAAAATAGAGTAA
- the murG gene encoding undecaprenyldiphospho-muramoylpentapeptide beta-N-acetylglucosaminyltransferase — translation MNKKIKVLMSGGGTGGHIFPAIAIADEIKKRFPEAEFLFIGANGKMEMEKVPQAGYKIIGLNIAGFDRGNLLKNVGLPFKVVSSLTKARKAIKDFKPDFAVGTGGFASGPALFMASVLGVPIFVQEQNSLPGKTNMFLAKRAKAVFTAYPNMDQFFSGTKTFFLGNPIRNSIITNLIDGEIAKEKIGLDKHKLTIISVGGSLGSRTLNNAWKDHLDKFIEKDYQLIWQTGKTDYQNILSETETKQHRNVQILEFIKNMELAYSAADVIVSRAGAIAISELAVAKKPVLLVPFPFAAEDHQTKNALTLVEKNAARMVRDTEMKEKFWSTLIEICESENLRKEMSTNMEFFAKPDAAQEIVSEILTTLNIKS, via the coding sequence ATGAACAAAAAGATAAAAGTTTTAATGAGCGGCGGCGGAACAGGTGGACACATCTTCCCGGCTATCGCTATTGCCGACGAAATCAAAAAAAGATTTCCGGAAGCTGAATTCTTGTTCATAGGCGCAAACGGCAAAATGGAAATGGAAAAAGTTCCGCAGGCGGGTTATAAAATTATCGGTTTAAATATCGCCGGTTTCGACCGGGGGAACCTTCTGAAAAATGTCGGCTTGCCTTTCAAAGTCGTTTCAAGCCTGACAAAAGCAAGAAAAGCGATTAAAGATTTTAAACCCGATTTCGCTGTAGGAACCGGCGGTTTTGCCAGCGGTCCTGCATTATTTATGGCTTCGGTGCTTGGCGTACCGATTTTTGTTCAGGAACAGAATTCCCTTCCGGGTAAAACCAATATGTTTCTGGCTAAACGTGCTAAAGCAGTATTCACAGCGTATCCGAATATGGATCAGTTCTTCAGCGGAACCAAAACTTTTTTTCTTGGAAATCCAATCCGGAACAGCATCATTACCAACTTAATTGATGGCGAGATTGCAAAAGAAAAAATTGGGCTCGACAAACATAAACTTACGATTATTTCCGTGGGAGGATCTCTGGGCTCCAGAACCCTGAACAATGCCTGGAAAGACCATTTAGATAAGTTCATAGAAAAAGATTACCAACTGATCTGGCAAACCGGCAAAACCGATTACCAGAATATTTTGTCAGAAACAGAGACTAAGCAACACCGAAATGTTCAGATTTTAGAATTTATAAAAAATATGGAACTGGCATATTCTGCAGCTGATGTAATTGTTTCCAGAGCCGGCGCGATTGCTATTTCTGAACTTGCGGTAGCGAAGAAACCCGTTCTTCTGGTACCTTTCCCATTTGCTGCCGAAGATCATCAGACTAAAAATGCGCTGACTTTGGTTGAAAAAAATGCGGCAAGAATGGTAAGAGATACCGAGATGAAAGAGAAATTTTGGTCCACACTGATAGAAATCTGCGAAAGCGAAAACCTCAGGAAAGAAATGTCCACCAACATGGAATTCTTTGCCAAACCAGACGCAGCACAGGAAATTGTTTCTGAAATCCTAACCACATTAAACATCAAATCGTAA
- the murD gene encoding UDP-N-acetylmuramoyl-L-alanine--D-glutamate ligase, with protein sequence MKIVVLGGGESGFGAAYLAKRKGLEVFLSDKGLIKDEYKKLLIDAGIEFEEGKHDEERILAADWIIKSPGIPKKAEIISKINRKGIRISSEIEFASEFTDAKIIAITGSNGKTTTTSLIYHILKNDDLKVGLGGNIGKSFAKQVADENFDYYVLEVSSFQLDDIQNFRPYISMLLNLSQDHLDQYNYNYEEYALAKFRIAENQENDNFFIYNKDDEMSMNLLEKLEIKAKMIPFSLKENLNEGGYLSEDKMTIKLDGNFSIKIDELALVGNHNVANSLAASIAGKILKISNESIRNSLMTFQAVEHRLEQVAEIDGVKFINDSKATNVNATYYALESMKQPTIWIVGGVDKGNDYTEIEALVKRKVKAIVCLGIDNQKILDFFKDKKELIYSTSSMEEAVKISKSLAKSGDTVLLSPCCASFDLFDNYEDRGTKFKKEVLK encoded by the coding sequence ATGAAAATAGTTGTTTTAGGAGGCGGAGAAAGTGGCTTCGGCGCGGCATACCTGGCAAAGAGAAAAGGCCTGGAGGTTTTCCTGTCGGACAAAGGTCTTATCAAGGATGAGTACAAGAAGCTCTTGATCGACGCCGGAATTGAGTTTGAGGAAGGAAAACATGATGAAGAAAGAATTCTCGCTGCAGACTGGATTATCAAATCCCCCGGAATCCCCAAGAAAGCTGAGATTATTTCAAAAATCAACAGAAAAGGAATCAGGATCTCCTCTGAAATTGAATTTGCCTCTGAATTTACCGATGCCAAAATCATCGCCATTACAGGAAGCAATGGTAAAACCACAACAACATCGTTGATTTACCACATTCTGAAAAACGATGATCTTAAAGTAGGTCTGGGCGGAAACATCGGCAAAAGTTTTGCAAAACAGGTTGCCGACGAGAATTTTGATTACTATGTTCTGGAAGTTAGCTCCTTTCAGCTAGATGATATTCAGAATTTCAGACCTTATATTTCTATGTTGCTGAATTTGAGTCAGGATCATCTGGACCAGTATAATTACAATTACGAAGAGTATGCTCTGGCAAAATTCAGGATTGCAGAAAATCAGGAGAATGATAATTTTTTCATCTACAACAAGGATGACGAAATGAGCATGAATCTTCTCGAAAAACTCGAAATCAAAGCCAAGATGATTCCTTTCTCCCTGAAAGAAAACCTCAACGAAGGCGGTTATCTTAGCGAAGATAAAATGACCATAAAACTGGATGGAAATTTTTCCATTAAAATTGATGAATTAGCCTTGGTGGGAAACCACAATGTTGCCAACAGTCTGGCCGCTTCAATTGCAGGTAAAATACTGAAAATAAGCAACGAAAGCATCCGGAATTCATTAATGACCTTTCAGGCTGTAGAACACCGTTTGGAACAGGTCGCAGAAATTGATGGTGTAAAATTTATTAATGACAGCAAAGCGACCAACGTAAACGCTACTTATTATGCACTGGAAAGCATGAAACAGCCGACCATATGGATTGTTGGTGGAGTTGACAAAGGCAACGATTACACCGAAATCGAAGCACTTGTAAAAAGAAAAGTAAAAGCAATTGTGTGTCTGGGAATCGATAACCAGAAAATCCTCGATTTCTTCAAAGACAAAAAAGAACTGATTTACAGCACATCAAGTATGGAAGAAGCGGTAAAAATTTCGAAATCACTCGCAAAAAGCGGAGATACTGTATTGCTCTCGCCATGTTGTGCAAGTTTCGATTTATTCGATAACTACGAAGACCGCGGTACTAAATTTAAAAAAGAAGTTTTAAAATAA
- a CDS encoding FtsW/RodA/SpoVE family cell cycle protein has translation MQETENKFELLKGDKVLWSVILLISFFSVFPVYSASSNLEYIVNSGTTTSHLIKHTFFVVLGLAIMRFVGVVKYEYIGKLSSILLAFMVLLLGLTMFAGQTIDGASASRWLKIPGTPISFQPSSFAYLLLIIYLCRYLTKKIKRERHTWENILFIFGPVLLVFGLVAKDNGSTALMILIVSLAVMLIGQLSKKYIFGFVGISSLAIGIFIFLALKTDMIENNRVHTWMSRVEVFMDSKQQNQIENEIDKAKNYQVMQAKAAIVHGGIAGMGPGKSALKQMLPQSASDFIFAIIVEEYGFFGALALISLYLIMIIRIVMIASKMPAFFGSLLVLSLGIMIFVQLSVNIAVAVNLIPVTGQPLPLISYGGTSMLVTYIQLGIILNVSSRIQVYDEEGMGKKQDLEEINDIA, from the coding sequence ATGCAGGAAACAGAAAACAAATTCGAATTATTAAAAGGCGATAAAGTCCTTTGGAGCGTGATCTTACTGATTTCGTTCTTTTCGGTGTTCCCTGTTTATTCCGCAAGTTCGAATCTGGAATATATCGTTAACAGCGGTACCACTACGTCTCACTTAATCAAACATACCTTTTTTGTGGTATTGGGCTTGGCTATTATGCGATTCGTTGGGGTCGTAAAATACGAGTATATTGGCAAACTCAGCAGTATTCTGTTGGCATTTATGGTTCTCCTCCTGGGTTTAACAATGTTTGCAGGGCAAACCATAGACGGGGCTTCAGCATCGCGGTGGTTAAAGATTCCTGGTACACCAATTTCATTCCAGCCCTCATCTTTCGCTTACCTTTTGCTCATCATTTATTTGTGCAGATATTTAACCAAAAAGATCAAAAGGGAACGCCATACCTGGGAAAACATTCTCTTTATTTTCGGGCCGGTTCTCCTCGTGTTTGGTCTGGTAGCAAAGGATAATGGATCTACAGCATTAATGATTTTAATTGTTTCGCTAGCGGTTATGCTTATTGGTCAACTGAGTAAAAAATACATTTTTGGCTTCGTAGGAATCTCTTCCTTAGCAATTGGGATCTTTATATTCCTTGCGCTGAAAACCGATATGATCGAAAACAACCGTGTGCACACCTGGATGAGCCGCGTGGAAGTTTTCATGGATTCTAAGCAGCAGAACCAGATCGAAAATGAAATTGACAAGGCTAAAAATTATCAGGTCATGCAGGCAAAAGCAGCCATCGTTCACGGTGGAATTGCCGGAATGGGGCCTGGTAAAAGCGCTCTTAAACAAATGCTTCCACAGTCAGCGTCTGATTTTATCTTCGCAATTATTGTAGAAGAATACGGGTTTTTTGGTGCTTTGGCGTTAATATCACTCTATCTCATTATGATCATCAGAATCGTGATGATCGCTAGTAAAATGCCTGCATTTTTCGGCAGTTTACTTGTGCTGAGTCTCGGAATTATGATCTTCGTACAGCTGTCAGTGAATATTGCTGTCGCGGTAAATCTTATTCCGGTTACAGGACAGCCTTTACCATTAATCAGTTACGGTGGAACATCAATGTTGGTAACTTACATACAGCTGGGAATTATCCTCAATGTGAGTTCAAGAATTCAGGTTTATGACGAAGAAGGAATGGGTAAAAAACAGGATCTCGAAGAAATAAATGATATCGCATAA
- the mraY gene encoding phospho-N-acetylmuramoyl-pentapeptide-transferase gives MLYYLYEYFTSIGIHVPGLGMFRFISFRAGMAVLLSLIIALVYGKKIINYLRKKQMGEQVRDLGLEGQKQKEGTPTMGGLIIILATLIPVLLFTRILNIYIILLIISVVWMGAIGFIDDYLKKIKKNKDGLSGKFKVIGQVGLGLIVGVLMYFHPDVTVKRKYADAKEINRNNIEKNFMPTEKATVSTVPFVKNNEFDYSGILFWMSPEEAHEWSWIVFIPMVIFIVTAVSNGANIADGIDGLAAGTSVVILLTLAFFAYISGNIIFADYLNIMFLPNMGETTIFALALVGAVIGFFWYNTYPAQVFMGDTGSLMLGGVIAVLAIILRKELMIPVLCGIFLIENISVMLQVGVFKYRKRKYGLEYAQNNRLFKMSPLHHHYQKEGYHESKIVNRMIIMGVLFAIICLITLKVR, from the coding sequence ATGTTATACTATCTCTACGAATATTTCACCAGCATCGGGATTCACGTTCCGGGACTTGGTATGTTCAGATTTATCTCTTTCCGTGCAGGTATGGCCGTGTTGCTTTCTCTGATTATCGCTTTGGTTTACGGAAAAAAAATCATCAATTACCTCCGAAAAAAACAAATGGGTGAGCAGGTTCGTGATTTGGGCTTAGAAGGTCAGAAGCAAAAAGAAGGAACACCTACAATGGGTGGTTTAATCATCATTCTTGCGACATTGATCCCCGTTTTACTTTTCACCAGAATCCTGAACATTTACATCATTTTACTCATCATTTCGGTAGTTTGGATGGGCGCCATCGGTTTTATTGATGATTATTTAAAGAAGATTAAAAAAAATAAAGACGGCTTAAGCGGAAAGTTCAAAGTTATCGGACAGGTTGGTTTGGGACTGATCGTTGGAGTTCTCATGTATTTTCATCCTGATGTTACGGTGAAACGAAAATATGCAGACGCAAAGGAGATCAACAGAAATAACATCGAGAAGAACTTTATGCCGACTGAGAAAGCTACCGTTTCCACCGTACCTTTCGTTAAAAATAATGAATTTGACTACAGCGGAATCCTGTTCTGGATGAGCCCCGAAGAAGCACACGAGTGGTCTTGGATTGTATTCATTCCAATGGTAATTTTCATCGTAACAGCGGTGTCAAATGGCGCCAATATTGCCGATGGGATTGATGGTCTTGCGGCGGGAACCAGCGTCGTCATCCTGCTTACACTGGCGTTCTTTGCATACATTTCCGGAAACATCATTTTTGCAGATTACCTCAACATTATGTTCCTTCCTAATATGGGTGAAACTACCATTTTTGCCCTCGCCCTTGTGGGTGCGGTAATCGGGTTTTTCTGGTACAATACCTATCCTGCGCAGGTTTTCATGGGCGATACCGGAAGTTTGATGTTGGGCGGCGTGATAGCGGTTTTAGCAATTATTTTGAGGAAAGAACTCATGATTCCAGTTCTTTGCGGAATTTTCCTGATTGAGAATATCTCTGTAATGCTTCAGGTCGGAGTTTTCAAATACAGAAAAAGAAAATACGGGCTGGAATATGCCCAGAACAACAGACTTTTCAAAATGTCGCCTCTTCATCATCATTATCAGAAAGAAGGTTACCACGAGAGCAAAATTGTGAACCGGATGATTATTATGGGGGTTTTATTTGCGATTATCTGTTTAATTACTTTAAAAGTGAGATAG